TCGGGATCCGGCAAGTCAACCCTGATGCACGACGTGCTGTACAAGGGAATCGCCCGCCAGATGAACGACAACACGAGCGTCATCCCGGGCGATCACGACAGCCTCGAGGGACTCGAGGACGTCGAGACGGTGCGCCTGATCGACCAGTCGCCGATCGGTCGCACGCCGCGGTCCAATCCCGCGACCTACACCGGCGTCTTCGACCACATCCGCGACCTGTTCGCCCAGACCAAGCTGTCGAAACAGCGCGGCTACGAGAAGGGCCGCTTCTCGTTCAACGTCAAGGAAGGACGCTGTGAGGAGTGTGGCGGCCAGGGTACAGTGAAGATCGAGATGAACTTCCTCTCGGACGTGTACGTCCCCTGTGAGGAGTGTGACGGCGCGCGGTACAACGACGCCACGCTTGACGTCACCTACAAGGGCAAGACGATTTCCGACGTGCTCGACATGGAGGTCGACGAGGCCTACGAGTTCTTCGAGTCGAACTCCCAGCTCCGCCGTCGCCTCAAACTGCTGAAGGACGTCGGCCTGGACTACATGACTCTCGGCCAGCCCTCGACGACCCTCTCGGGTGGGGAGGCCCAGCGGATCAAGCTCGCCGAGGAACTCGGCAAGAAAGACAGCGGGAACACCCTCTACCTGCTCGACGAGCCGACGACGGGGCTGCACAGCGAGGACGAGCGCAAGCTGATCAACGTCCTCCACCGGCTCACCGACAACGACAACACCGTCGTCGTCATCGAGCACGAACTCGACCTGGTGAAAAACGCCGACCACGTCATCGACCTCGGACCCGAAGGTGGCGAGAACGGCGGCGAAATCGTGGCGACGGGGACGCCAGAGGAAGTCGCCCGACTCGACGACTCCCACACCGGCCGCTACCTGCGTGATCTACTTCCGAAGGTCGACATCGACGGGCCACGCGGCGAGCGCGTCGAGCCGGTCTCGGCACCGATGGACGACGACTGAGGCAGAAACTCGCGTCCTGAGTAAGATTCCGGCCTTCTGTTCTTGATTGCGAGCTGATCCTTGCACCTGCGTCACGACGAGCGGGTGTGCCAGCGATCCGTTCGGAACGGTATCTTGTTGTTGGGTAACCATTATGTAGCTATCAGTAATAGCCAAAGGTGGTGTCAATGAACCGACGAACCATCCTCAAACGAGCCAGCGCAGCAGGACTGGGAGTCGCAACAATCGGTGCGGGAAGTGCCGCCGCACGAAACGACGAGCCGGAGGTCCGCCGGGTCGAAATCGACGGCGAAACGTACCTCGTGTTCGGCGACGCAACTGTTGACGACCTGAGCGAGGACGACCTCTGCACCTGCGACAACTGTGACCCCGTCCTCTGTGACTGGTGTGGCCCCTGCCGGTAACCACCACCCAAACACGGCTCATTTTTCGTGGCGACGATCCGGAAGCGGGAGTCCGTACTCGATGACGATCCGGAATCAGGAGTCCGTACTCGAGTACGCCGTGCGAACCGGTTCACCGACGCACTGTCACTGACACTGTTACTGCCACTGTTACTGCCACTGTCACTGTGCGTCGGCACTGCCAGACAGAACATAGCACGGTCTGTATCAGTGGTACTGCGACTATCACTGCACTGTCGGCGTGGAGGCACTGACGCTCAATCCAGCGTCACAGACCATACTGTGAACTAAATCCAGACCGTACTGCAGAGACCATACTGTGAACCGACCTCAGACCCAGTCGCCACGGAAACGCTAGCAGAGACAGAACGTCGACCCTTCGAGTCCCTCGTACAGTCCGTCGGAGAGATATTTGAGCCCGGTATCACAGGCGATGGTGACGATCACATCGTCCGGGTCACGCGCCTCGGCGGTGCGGCGAGCAGCAGCGACGTTCATTCCCGTACTGGTTCCGACGAGTAACCCCTCCTCGCTGGCAATCTGCTGTACTGTTTCGATACCGTCGTCGGTTGGAATCGTGTACACACGGTCGTAGAGTTCGTCATCGACCAGTGGAGGAGATGCGACGATTGCAGTCCCCTGCACGCTGTGCTCGCCCGTGGTTCCGTCGGTGAGGACGGGCGACTCGGCGGGCTCAACCACCCCAATATCGATATCGCGATTGCTCTCGCGCAACGCTTTTGCAGTGCCCATCGCACAGCCACCGGTCCCGACGATCATCACGAACTCGTCGATATCGGGCTGCTGGGTGAGAATCTCCGCACCGAGTGCGCGGTAGCCGTCGAGTTGGTCTGGATTTTCGAACTGATTGGTGAAGTATGCGCCCGTTTCGTCGGCAATGCGTTCGGTTTCGCGCCGAAGATCATCGAAGAGGCCGTCGTACGCGACACCGTCCGGTGTTTCGACGACCTCGACATCGGCACCGAGAGCCCGCATCGATGCAATCTTCTCGTCGGCGACGCAGTCGGCGGTGACGACCCGGAACGGGTGACCGAGTACCGAACAGACGAACGCGAGACTCGAACCCGTGCTGCCGCCCGTGAACTCGATCACTGGCTCACCAGGTTCGAGTTCACCACGCTCACGTGCCGCTCGAATCATAGCGAGTGCCATGCGGTCTTTGATGCTTCCGGTCGGGTTTCCACCCTCCCACTTGGCGTAAATCGTTGCCCCGTCGTCCGGCGAGATGGTGGGGAGTTCAACCAGCGGTGAATCGCCAATAGCGGCTATCGTCCCATCGTCAGCAGCAGACAGCTCGAGTGGTTCGTGATTCTCGTGATCGTCCATACCCGCTCGATCGTTCATGGAGTAGTGTTCGACGGTAGCGCGTATATAAGGGGTTCGACCCCCAGATAGATGACAGCACGGAGCAGACGTATGAGATGCTGCTCTTGTCCACCCAGTTGCCCAGCGGAGCGCCGCTTGCACCCATCGTCGCCGAGGAAAACCCGAACGGTTACCGGACCCGAAGCGAAACCCTCCCGTAGATACGTATGCGAGGGATTCGATGACGACGGAGACACTCCAGCGGCGACTGCTCGGCGGCGGCCTCGTGGCACTCCTCGTTGCGGCCAGTCTGCTCACTCTCGACGGCGCAGGCGCTACACTCAATCAATTCATCGTGGGCTGGCTCGCAGCAGGTGGCGCGCTGCTTGTCGTTGCCGGCCTCCAGAATCGGTTCCCACTCGGTGTTGCGACCCTCGGCTGGCCGAAACTCGCCGCCGCCGGCCTCGCAATTCTCTCGATCGGCTCGAGTACTGTCGGTTTCCTCCAGCTATTTGTCGCCCCCGCCGGCCTGGGACTTCTGAACGGCATCCTCGCCGTGCTCGCCGCACTGGTGCTCGCACTGGGTGCACTCGAGTGCTGGCTGGGTGGTGTGTTACTCGACGAGGAGTTGTTTGCGGTCGAGTGATCGCAACCGCGGCCGCAACTCGACCGCGGCGTGACCGCAGCCAACCGCGATGCGAACGGGCTAAACCACGACTCGTTTGTACAGTGACTGCATAGCACACCGCATGCGCGTCTACGTAGCGCTGCGAGACCGGCTGCTTCGCTGTTCGACCGACGGCACGTCGTGGGAGACTGCGACGCAACTCGAGGGACGGGCACTCGAGTGCGTCGCCACCACACCTGCTACACCCGACCGGGTGTTCGTCGGGGCCTTCGAGAGCGGGCTGTTCCGGAGCACCGACGGCGGGGAGACGTTCGAGCGACTCGAGACGGACGACGTGTTCGAGAGCGACGCCGTGATGTCGCTCACGATCAGTCCGCACGATCCGGACGTGATCTACGCGGGGACGGAGCCGAGTCGGGTCTACCGCAGCACGGACGGCGGCGATTCCTGGACGCGCCGCGACGGACTCACCGACCTTCCCTCGGCGTCGGAGTGGTACTTCCCGCCGCGTCCGGAGACCCATCACGTTCGCTGGCTCGAGGTGGATCCGTTCGATCCGGATCGGCTCTACGTGGGCATCGAGGCCGGCGCGTTCGTCCTGAGCGAGGACGGCGGGGAGACGTGGCGCGAGCGCCCCGAGGGGTCGCGAATCGACAACCACAGTCTGGCAACGCACCCGGATCGCGAGGGACGCGTCTACACTGCGGCCGGCGACGGCTACGCCGAGAGCGACGACGGCGGCGAACACTGGGACCAGCCACAGGACGGACTCGACCACCGCTACTGCTGGAGCGTCGTTCCCGACCCGGCGGATCCCGAGCGCGTACTCGTCTCGAGTGCGAGCGGTGCGTCGACGGCCCATACGGCGAGTCGGGCGGAGTCGTACGTGTATCGCAGGAGAAAAGACGAGGGCGACCCATGGGAGCGCCTCGACGGAACCGGATTGCCGATGGGTGACGGTGTCGTCCGTGCCATCTTCGCGGCTGCTGAGGAATCCGGCGAGATCTATGGGGTGAACAACCAGGGACTGTACGTTACGGAGAACTTCGGCGATTCCTGGGACCGGGTCGACATCGAGTGGCCCGAGGGGGCAGAGACGCAAACCCCGCGCGGGCTGGCTGTGGTCGAGCCGTAGTGTAGCCGGGGAGGAGTGGAAGGTCGGAAGGTCGGGCTACGGCTCCGAGGGAGCCAAAAACCGCTCACCCGCACGCCGATACTCGAACAGCGACACGATCAGCGCGGCGTGCAGTGGCGCGATGAGTGCGCCGGTCAGAAACGTTCCAACGACCGGAACGCTGGCGAGGAGCCACGTACCGATACCGAGGAGCAAAACCAGCCCGAGCACCGTCCAGCGCTCACCGCGGACCACAGCCCCGCTCCAGCGGAGGGCATTCCAGGGCGACACACCAGCGGCGACGAGTCCGGGTGCTGGAAAAAGCCACACCAGCGCGAACAGAGCGAGCGCCAGCGGAACGATCCCCAGCAACCCCATGTTCTGGAGAAATTCGGCCGAACTGAGCAGCCGATACCCCAGATCGAGTCCAACGACGAGACCGACGTACGACGGAAGCGGCCCGAAGTGTGCCTCGCCGTCCAGAAGCGCAGTGAACGTGAGCACGCCCGCAGCGCTCACTGCGAGCAGCGAGAGAACGTAGAGGCCGCCTCCCCAGACGAGATACGGGAGTTCGAGCCCGACGAGCGCCTCGAGCGGGAGCGTCGTCTGGCCGGTCGCGGTTGGGTAGCCGACGAACTCGAGATGGATCGTCGCCTGCTCGAGGCCGCCGTACTCGAGTACCGGGATCGGATCGTGGCGTCGCATCGTGTCGATGATTGCGAGGACGAAGCCGGCGAGTGCGAAGGGTGCGAGGAGGAGAGGGTTCCTGCCGATACGAGCGATAGCCGTCGAGAGGGCGCGCGTGACGTACCACGCTGGGTGATCGTCTCGATTGGAGTGAGGGCCAGAGTTTGAACCTGAGCCTGAACCTGAGCCTGGGCCCGAACCAGAGCCTGAGTCGCGACCAGCAGCACCGTCCGACACGATTAGCTCCCCTCCTCGAGCGCCATCAGGCCCTCGTCGCCGAAGACGTACAGTACGCCGTCGGCGGCGATCGGCTGTGAGAAGTAGATTGCGTCCTCGTACGTCCAGCGCCGGTCGCCGGTATCGGCGTCGATCGCGACCAGTTCGGACATCTGATAGCCGAGGTAGACGACACCGTCGGCGACGATGGGATGTGTATCGGGGCTGTACTCAGCCGTCCACTCGCGCTCGCCGGTTTCGAGGCCGATCGCGTGCAGTGACTCCGTGCCGTCCGTGACGAACACCGTCCCGTCGGCGACTGCAGCGCTCCCGTCGGTGCCGTTCCCGTCGTGGAAGTAGTCCCACACTAGACTGCCGTCGGCGCGGTCGAACAGCGCGACGCCCTTCCGGTCGGGGACGACAATTCCCGCATCAGTCACCGTTGGTGCCTGAAACTCGCGGTACTGGAGGTTGCTTTCCTCGCGGGGGGCTGGGTGGGCCTGCCAGCGAGTCGTTCCCGTCTCCGCGTCGAAGGCGACGAGATCACCGGGGGTACTCGAGACGTAGACGGTGCCGTCGGAGACGACTGGTTGATTCGTACCGATCGATCGTTCCTTGCCGATAACGTGCTCCCATTGCTGCTGGCCGCTGCTCGCGTCCAGTGCGGCGACCCGGTCGGTTTCGGGGATAACTGCGTACACGGTTCCGTCCGCGGCGACGGGGGAGGGCTCGCGTGCT
The DNA window shown above is from Natrialba magadii ATCC 43099 and carries:
- a CDS encoding PLP-dependent cysteine synthase family protein, which translates into the protein MNDRAGMDDHENHEPLELSAADDGTIAAIGDSPLVELPTISPDDGATIYAKWEGGNPTGSIKDRMALAMIRAARERGELEPGEPVIEFTGGSTGSSLAFVCSVLGHPFRVVTADCVADEKIASMRALGADVEVVETPDGVAYDGLFDDLRRETERIADETGAYFTNQFENPDQLDGYRALGAEILTQQPDIDEFVMIVGTGGCAMGTAKALRESNRDIDIGVVEPAESPVLTDGTTGEHSVQGTAIVASPPLVDDELYDRVYTIPTDDGIETVQQIASEEGLLVGTSTGMNVAAARRTAEARDPDDVIVTIACDTGLKYLSDGLYEGLEGSTFCLC
- a CDS encoding WD40/YVTN/BNR-like repeat-containing protein; translated protein: MRVYVALRDRLLRCSTDGTSWETATQLEGRALECVATTPATPDRVFVGAFESGLFRSTDGGETFERLETDDVFESDAVMSLTISPHDPDVIYAGTEPSRVYRSTDGGDSWTRRDGLTDLPSASEWYFPPRPETHHVRWLEVDPFDPDRLYVGIEAGAFVLSEDGGETWRERPEGSRIDNHSLATHPDREGRVYTAAGDGYAESDDGGEHWDQPQDGLDHRYCWSVVPDPADPERVLVSSASGASTAHTASRAESYVYRRRKDEGDPWERLDGTGLPMGDGVVRAIFAAAEESGEIYGVNNQGLYVTENFGDSWDRVDIEWPEGAETQTPRGLAVVEP
- a CDS encoding PQQ-binding-like beta-propeller repeat protein; this encodes MPSRRRLLVGAAGIAGAVGTTVTAAALAGTEPILADNGEDADRADRADHTDRIEWPLARYDPAGTAHNPDASGPKSTPELAWRQDTASTMHGLTAPILVGDTLYGVGRDSLVAFDRDTGEIQFERSGSYWSTPARAEATAYRSDTLAVYSRTGVYGLSADGGYELLGRPIGTERWHAPGQDTSNWSSSSAREPSPVAADGTVYAVIPETDRVAALDASSGQQQWEHVIGKERSIGTNQPVVSDGTVYVSSTPGDLVAFDAETGTTRWQAHPAPREESNLQYREFQAPTVTDAGIVVPDRKGVALFDRADGSLVWDYFHDGNGTDGSAAVADGTVFVTDGTESLHAIGLETGEREWTAEYSPDTHPIVADGVVYLGYQMSELVAIDADTGDRRWTYEDAIYFSQPIAADGVLYVFGDEGLMALEEGS